The genomic interval TACCTCTATCCTCTCCAGATTGGGCATCTCAGCAGCATTCTCCCACAACAAATCTGCTCTATACTGAATGTATTTGTGACCATATACCTCATCGGGCAATGAACCAGAATTGGTATCTGTCAAAACTTGATACCAATCTGTCCAGGAGGAATCAGGTATAGGAGGATTCCCTGCCCTGAAAAATATGTCTATCTTTGAGCCTCCCGGTGTATCTGCTATCCAATAAACCTCTCCACCCGAAATAAGCGAATCCATCCCCAGACTGCAGGGCCTGACAACTCTGGAATAATAAGAAGGAACTTGGCGAGGTTCCCGAAAGGCGCCATGATGGTCGTTACTTACCGGCAAACTGGTATAGGAAGTGAAAGACGGACCATAAAATACGTAAGAGTAAGATCCCTTGTGGTTAACGAATACATCCACATGGCCGTCATAATCGAAGTCAGCAACCACACCACCCGTTGCCTTGAGAGGTATGCCTATCTCTTCTGTATCTGTATCAGAGAAGAAGGGAGGGCTTCCTGAATTGTAGTAGATTATGGGGCTCTGGCTATTACTCCTGAAGTACAAAATATCAAGCAGGCCATCCTTGTCGAAATCAGCTATGCCCGAGCCGCCATAGCAGTGGCCGGGATACAGCGTTAACTTATCTGCATCACTGTAACCCGAGCTGCTACCCCAATAAATGGATGAATGGATTGTCTCATCGTAGCTTGTGGCCACAATATCAATGTAGCCGTCATCGTTCAGGTCTCCTATTGAAAGCCCGTGTGGCGACGATTGATTCGAAAAATTGAGTGATGATGGTGTAAAGCTTCTTGTACCCGTCTGATACAGGATTAGGACGTCATAAGGCTGACCGTATTGTATAACTATCAGGTCTAAGTACCCATTCATATCAAGGTCACTTGCCTCTATGTTGTGAGCCTTAGGACCAGTGGGTAGCGCGAATCTATCCGAAGTTGAATACCCGGACGGACTTCCCCAATAGACGTAAAGAGTATCCCAAACTCCCGCCACTGCAATGTCCAGATATGTATCCTTGTCGAGGTCAGCCACATAGACTGCCTCGCCATCATCATTTGGCAGAAGTGTAGTATCGTCAGGAGATGGTCCGGTTGCTGTGCCCCAATATATACAGGCTTCACCCATTGCGTAACCAGAATGAATTAGCTCGGGGTAACCGTCGAGGTTCAAGTCTGAAATGTCACAGTTTCCAGCCCAGGTGACTGGATAGGCCAGGTAATTCGACGGTGAATAACCACTGGATGACCCAAGCCATATCTTTACCGATGGCCCGCTCTCTTCTGAAGATATCAGGTCATACCAGCCGTCGTTGTTCACGTCGAATTTTGCATGATACTCGATGCATCCAGAATCGGTGGGGCTCGTCTCCTGCTGAAGTCTCCGTGAGACGTATATTTCGGCGTCATAAATCCCTTCCATGAAATCACTGTAGTGTGTATCGGTCCAAAGTCCTTCTGCGGATACAGCAACCAGAAGAATGACGGCGGCCGCCACGCTGATGAGCAGGATGCCCAAAAGCTTGCCGTGTGCCATTTCACCCTCCAATCCATCAGATTGCTTATTCTACAGGGGTAGTTTCCCGCTGCGCCTCTCCTGTATGGTAGCAGGTTTCCTGATATTTGCAACCCATTTTGTGAAAGAATGTGCTATATTTGGTGTCGGTTCGCATTGAGCTCAAAAACTGTCGTGGTGCGTTTCGCCTACTTTTGAAGTTAGCCCCTGAGCCTTGACAATCCTGGTCTCAGGCTATCTCACCAATATCATCTTCTTTATATTCACAAAGCCTTGGGTGTCGAGTCGGCAAAAGTATATGCCGCTAGTGAGGGTTTCAGGAGACCATTGGGATCAGTCTGTGTGTGTGTCGCCCTATTCCGCGCGATATTGAACTTTTTGCCGCGCCGCGAAATCAGCTATGCTGAGCCGTGCCAATTACTATCAGGCCGATAGATACCACCTCACAAATTGGATAATATGTTCTTGAGAAATAGTTGTCAAGACCTGTTCGGACAAATACGTCACTGGCGTGGATGGAGAAGACCGAAGCAGCTCAACTCTTAGGACCCCCAATGGATTGCCATGCCATGGTTCACTTTAGCCGTTGCTCCTCGCAACAGCAACCTTTTTCTTGGAGGGTGCAGCAGGAGAGTGATGTAATCAATTATCTAACGCGTCTTTAGGAGAGACCCAACTGTTAGAGGGGTCACGTTTGCGGTGTGACCCCGCGAATCTTTCGATAGATAGTCCATAGTATGGGTGAGAGAAACAGCGATGCCAGTCCTTTCCAGCCTCTTCTGAGGGGCTTGGTCTGTTTGACTCTTTTGACAAATCTTTCCATAACATCTTCCGGTAGCGGCCCCTTGAAACCTATTCCAACAACGGTATGAGGGAGGCAGGCTGCTCCACCGAAGTCAACAAATGATGAAGCAAAGGGCTTCAAGAGACTTCTGAATGCCTCTGGCGTGAAGCGCCAGTAGTCGTATGGATGGTCATGTATGGGGAAGTACATGACAGAACTGATTACAACAATTCCATCGGACTTGAGGATTCTATGAGCTTCTTCAATAGCCTTTCTCGGGGATTCGACATGCTCGAGTGTATCGAGAATGAGGGCAGTTCCAACCGACTCTGAAGGAAGATCTATATGATGGAGGTCCAGAATGACATCTACACCTGGCCCCTCTCGCATATCGGAACCAACATATTCCTTATCCGGGAAGAGTGGCCGAAGATCTGCAAGGCCTTCCTGGCCGGGTACTTGAAGGGCGCCAAATTCATAGATAGGTTCAGAGATAGGCAATGTTTCAGCAACGAGCTTAACAAACCGTTTGATTGATCCACGCACAGCGCTTTCACCTCCTGAGTTGGATGCGACAGTATCTAGCGTTCAGGCTTCATTCTAAATCGAAAATCCTGGAAAGAGGCTGTTGGATGAGACCTTTACGCACCTACTACGGAGTTTCAATAGGATGATTTCCTCGTACTTGAATTATATCGAGCACAAGTCTAGTTGTCCACTGCAAACAATCAGTTGACCATGTTTGAATATAAGAAGTCTCTGAGCATTCCACCTTAGTTCTTAACCTTGATGAGGTCTTTGCCGTGTAATAGAATGAACGCATACGGAAAAGAGGCAGAGAGGAAACAAAGACCGCAAAAGGCGCTGAGTGGCCGCTTTTTTTGGCTTTGCAGCTTCTGGACAAGGTCGCATTCTGAACGCGGAACATTGACGTCCTCAGCTCGTCCATAAATAGCAGGACATTTCACAGCAAGGAGGAATGAAAGTGGACCCAGAGATAGAGAAAATTCAAGAGAGGGTTGAGAAGGAGAGTGCTTTCTGTGTGAAGCTGGTAGATGAGATGGGCAAGGTGATCGTGGGCCAGAACTACATGATTGACAGGCTTATGGTCGGGCTTCTAGCCGATGGCCACATTCTCCTTGAGGGGGTGCCCGGTCTGGCCAAGACCATGGCGGTGCGGACACTTTCCAAGGCCATAAGGGTGGGTTTCAAGAGGATTCAGTTCACCCCTGACCTGCTACCCGCGGATCTGACAGGGACAATGGTATTTGATCCGAAAACAGGTGAGTTTCACCCGAAGAAAGGGCCCATATTCACAAACATAATACTGGGAGATGAGATAAACAGGGCTCCTGCCGAGGTCCAGAGTGCTCTGCTCGAGGCGATGCAGGAGCGCCAGGTTACTGTGGGTGACACCACCTTTGATCTCGAATATCCTTTCATGGTTCTTGCAACTCAGAACCCGATCGAGCAGGAAGCGACTTATGCACTACCCGAAGCGCAGGTTGACAGAAATGGCCTGGGCGGGTGGATTCCACAGGAAACCCCGGAAATTGTCTGGCGAAGTACAACATACGAGGTACGAAGGACGAGGGAGTAAACTGCCAAGGACGAAGTACTAATGGATATGGCACTCAGGGCTTAAAGGTGATATAATTCGGTGAGGCTGGAAGGGGGAGTGACACCTTTGACCTCGAACGCCTTGGACAGGGTACTGCAGCGAAGCAAACTGCGTTAGGTAGATGGCCTGAACAAGCTGGAGTTGACCGCAAATGTTGTGTCCAAAATGCAAGGTTGGCATGAAAGAAATGAAACGGACGTACCACAAGAAGAGGAAGTGGGTGTGCCCGGTTTGCGGTTGCGTAAGAATGCAAGAACCAAAAACGAAGTGCAAGGTACGAAGTCCAAAGTACGAGCGATGAAGTACCAAGTACACTGTACGAGGTGCGAAGGACGAGACATGAAGTGCGAAGAGCAAAGTACAATGTGCAAGATACCAGGTACTTGGCAATTTGTACTTTGAGGTGATGAAGACGCTTACAGCCTGAAGCTTGAAGCCTAGGGTTAGCGATAGAAAGGGGGTGGCAGATGAGACGCACCATCATTGGGTTGTTAGTTCTGCTTCTTGTGGTTCCAGCATTAGTTGGATGCAAGGAGACGAAGAAAGACCTGGAGGAGTATGGGCATACTGTAATGAGTATGCCGGAGAAGGCAAGGGTGCTTAGCGATGTGACCAGGATAAGGCACGCTATTGAGTTCTATAAGGTAGAAAACGAGGGAAAGTACCCTGATTCGATATCAGAGCTCAATCTGAAGGACCTCTACTATGACGATGAGTACGACTATGATTCCTCTACCGGCAAGGTGAGGAGCAAGAGCCATCCCACGCTTTGAAGCCTTGCTATCTGGTCGCACGCCAGGTCGAAGAGAACAGCCGAAAGACCAGACTAGTGTTCAGATCCAAAAATAGAAGAAAAGATGGGGTGAGGGGCACTACTCCGGAGATTGGCGTTTTCTGTCTCCCAGTTTCTTTTCCAGTCTCTCCATCCTTGCTGCCAGCGATGCCAGTGTTTCGGCAAGGAATCCGACCGTGAAAAGAGAAAGGCCCGCCAGGATGAGCAGGGTGACCAGGTACAAAAGTGGCCTAAAGCCTATTCCCCTTATGAATCTGAGGTATAGAGCATATATGCCGATTATGGCTCCAGCAAGGAACGACATGAGTCCAACGGTGCCGAAGAGGAGCAGCGGTTTCCTTATGAGTGAAATCTGAAACTTGACCGCAACGAGATCGAGAAGGCCAATTAGAACCCGGCCTTTACCGCCATACTTTTGAGAACCTTTTTCTCTGGGATAGAGCTGGACCTTCACCTCAGTTACTGAATAGCCCTTGTCTACAGCGAGTGCTACGATGTAACGGTGCCAGTCTTTTCTCAAATGTAGCTCCTCAAGAATCTCTCTGTTCATCACCTTCACAGAGTTCTGGTCATGGACAGGAACCCTAAACAGGCGGCGGGAGAGCCAATTGTATATGGACGAGACAAACCGCTTCGAGTATTTTCCCACCTTCCAACCGGTGACGAGATCATACCCCTCGAGTAGTTTCTCCATAAGCTTTGGTATGTCTTCTGGTGAATATTGGAGGTCAGCGTCCAGCACGGCTACATACCGGCCAGTACTGCAAGCGAGACCCGTGAGAATAGCCTGTGTCTTTCCCATGTTTGTCCTGTTCCTGGCGACCTTGAGAAACGGATACTTGGGCATAAGGCTTCTCGCCACTTCATACGTGCCATCGGTTGAGCCGTCGTCGACAATGATCATCTCCCAGTCTTCTTCTTGCTGGGAGATGACTTCGGCCGACTTCTCTACCAGGTCCGGGATGTTCTCAACCTCATTGAATGCGGGAGTAATGATAGACAGTTTCATAGTACAACAATCCAATGCCGTCAAGGGTACAAGAGACTGAGTGCCTCCACCAAAACGGTGAGCCTATTATTTTACAGGCACAGTACTATGTCAAGCCGATTCTTCAAGTACAAGATTCAACCAACAAACTACCTGTGCTTAAGAAGAAAAGCTATTCCTCCGGTCAAGCTTCCTGCTATCCCTATGGCAAAGAAGAGCAGGGACAAGGATAAGGCTTCTCCGCTTGAAAGACCCGTCAGTCCGAACAGAAAAACGTATCCCCACTCCCTCACGCCTATGCCGTTAATAGATATTGGAATCATCGCCACGATTGATATTATGGGGACATAAACTAGATGGCTGAACAGTGGAATCGAAAGACCGAGACTGGCTCCTGCGAAGTAGTTGATGATGACAAGAAAGCCCTGGACCAGAACAGACAGGGCAATTGCCCACAACACTACTGGCATTCTTTTTCTGTACAGTTGCATAGCCTGGTAGAATTGCTTTATTCTTTCCCCGAGTCCAAAGACCTTGATAGAACCAATTCTCTTTCTTAGACCGGGAAGGAGACCCCTTTTGAGGAACAGACCAATTACGGCAATCAAAATCACTGTCGCGCCCACGATCAGGAGTATGAATTTTCTGCCTTCGGGGGTGTTCATGTAGAACATCAGGGCCACGAAAGCAAAAATGAGTAGGCCCAGCATACCGAGAACCCTTTCTGTCAGGACAGAAGCGAAGACCTCTGAGCCCTTGGCCCTTTCTTTGGTGACGTATACCGCCCTCGTTATGTCCATCCCCAGCGCTGCCGGAAGGAAGTTGTTGAAGAAGAAAGAGATCATATAGATGACCAGCAAGCGGAAGAAAGGCACTTGTATCCCCTGAGCAGAGAGGAGTCTGCGCCATCTCTCGTTCGAGAGGAGTAGAACGCCGAGCCAGGCAAGGAACCCGAGTACCAACGGAAGGGGTCTGACTGAAGCAAAGAGTGTGGCCAGGTTTGACAAATCCACCCGCCAAAGCAGGAGGCCGAGGAGGAATGCACTGGCCAGAATTCGGATCAGGAGATAGAGAAGACTCCTTGTCTTTTCTTTCATTTCGGACATAGTAGATGGGTGAAATCCCACTGTCAAGTGTTTCCTATTTGGGTAAGTGACCCGCCAGCCTCTCTATGGAGGGCATCGTCCTCTTTGCTCCTGTGCTCTGTGCTTCTCCTGACAGGTCTGCCCTCCACAGTCATCATCCACCACAACCGTGGGTGGGCTCAAAAGCCGTTGACAAGAGAAGACTCCTTTGCTATTTTCAAACGCCGGGGGTCCTGGGGTATTTGAAGGTCGCCGATGCAGGTAATGCTTAGTGCATGCTCTCACGGACCCAACAGGGAGAATCAGAAAGAATGAGCCGAGGAGATCTGTTCACTCCTAGAAGAAAGAGTATGCGCTGTCGAATCTTCTGGTTTGCGGTCGCCAGGTTTGGCGTGGCCTGTGTTTCAGTCTTTGTCGTTCTATGCTCTGGCGCAATTGTCTCGCCCCAGGAACTTCAGATAGCGAGGCTGAAATACTCGGGAGGAGGCGACTGGTACAACGATCCCTCTGTCATTCCCAACCTCTGTGCGGAGATCAACTCCAGAACCAGTATGAGAGCACAAAAGGAGCAGGCGGTTGTGGCGGTATCAGACGACGAGCTTTTCAGATATCCTTTTATTTTCGTGACCGGGCATGGCAACATATCATTTGATATATCAGAAGCCGAAAGACTGAACGACTACCTGAGCAGTGGAGGATTCCTGTATGCTGATGATGACTACGGGATGGATAAGCACTTTAGAAGAGAGATTAAGAAGGTGTTTCCAGATAAGGAGCTGGTTGAGATACCTTTTGACCATGAGATTTTCCACATCTTCTATGACTTTCCAAATGGTCTGCCAAAGATACACAAACACGACGGTAAGCCGCCAAAAGGATATGGCGTATTCCACGAAGGCAGGATGGTCGTATTCTATACTTACGAAACAAACATCAGTGACGGGTGGGCTGATCCTGAAGTCCATAAGGATCCTCCTGAAAAGAGGGAAGCAGCCTTCCAGATGGGGATAAACATTGTCATGTATGCGGTAACACACTGAGAGCCGAAGATCGAAAATAGAAATCGCAAGACAGGGAAACGGAAACAAAGATTTGGGGTGTGTGGGGGGCAATTTGATTTTTGATATTTGTCCTTCGATTGTTCTTCCTTCGACGGAGTCTATGCTGAGCACTTCGGTACCCTCAGTACAAGCTCCGCAAAGTGCTCGGGAGGCCGTGAAACGCCCCGGGCAGGCAGGATCTGCGACAATTTGAAATGTTGGATTCATCTAATCGGCGAAGACGATTTGTGAATGCAGCCGGAGGTTTTCGTTATGGAAAAAGGCAGGATGGCGGATGGTCCGATGTGTTCCTTTGATGAGGTAGCAGAGGTTCTGAAAAGGTTCAAACGCAGGATTCCAAAGGAGAGGATTCTTCAGTATGTGAATGAGTCTGGAACCTGCCAGACCATAAGTCCTTCCCTGGAGAGCGCGCTTCTGGTCTGTCTTCTGTACGAGTGGGAGAAGAGCAGAGAGAAGACTGTCGTTTGCAAGTTCGATATCGAAGAAGACACAGATTTCCCTTCTGCCCAGCTTTTCGGCATAGTCAGCATAGACTGGCCCGGCATGTCGGATAGCTGTGTAGGAGTGTTCTATGAAAAAAAGTGGAACATCTCTTTCATTAAGGGGACAGTTATCTCCCACAAAGGGGAGATGCTCGGCGTTGTTCTAGTTGGCGTCACGGTTGAATCCAGAGAGAGGCTTGCCCAACTCAAGAATGAAGGCACTGCCATAGTTCACAGTTTGAAGAGCGCGGCAGCTGGGGACAGAGCAAAAGCATGGCTTATCGCCCGGGAAGCGGAGAGGTACGAAACCTATATGTCCACAATAGCACGGATACGTGAGATCCTGGAGGGAGAAGACTTGGATGGTTTGATTGGAGAATCTGGCGAGGCAGTCAGGTTTTTCGCAAGCAGGCCAGTCGCTTATGTTCGCGAGAGAAGGTCTACTGATCTAGCGATGCAGATAATCAACAACTACAAAGCAGTAAGAAGGGTCAGGGAATCCGGAGGTGAGGCTCAGCTGAAGATAGGAAACATAAAGACCGAGGCCGGATATCTGACTGGCATATCCATTGTTGGGTATGAGAAAGACTTCACCTTGGATGATTGTCTGAGGGCGATAAATCATGTAGCTCCAGGTTTTCAAATAATGTTCAACAAGGAGTTCAGGACTCCTGACAGGATAATGATTTATAGAATTGAGATTGTGAGCAGGGACGGGACACCTTTTAATCTCAAGGAGATAAACAGAATTGAAGGCGCACTGCGTGAACTGGCACAAGGGAGGCGCTTCGAAAGGATAATGTGGATAGAGAAGTTCGGTGGAGTAGAAGGCTATGCTCGAGCGCTGATTCCGTACCTTGCACGGGAACAGAAGAGTTCTGAGATCACTCAAGTATATATCACTTTCGGCCAGACTGTTGAACTGTTCGCCGAGTTCAAAATCCTGGTGGTCTCGGGTCTGACAGGGCCCAAGCTAAAGCGAATGGGCTTGAAGGTTCTGGACAAACTTGATTCCGCAAAAGGCTTATCATTGGTGTCATATAAGACTTCGAAAGGCCCGCACAATACTCTTGTGCAGATAATTGACCTGCGGGCTGACCTCGCGTATTTTGCCGGACCTGATCATGTTTATCCCCGTATCAGAGAGATCCTTGGTCAGGTTATCGGTGAGTTTCGTGATTTTGACAGAGGTGGAAGAACTGAGGAGGTTGATAAGGTAGACAAGTTGCTTCAGAGGCTGAAAGGGTTGGACTACTTGACTGTCAGGGAGATATATTTTCATCTTGACGATTTCTACAGGCTGGGGGCCGGCGTCGATGAGCTGGCGGAAAACATAGAGACAGTCATGTCCGTGCTTGAGCGGTTTAAGAAAGCTAAGACAAAGAGGCCCTATGTGTTGGGGAAGAATATCACGGCCCGCGTTTCAGAGGGGAAAGAGGTTGTACTGGCAACAATTCTGGCAATCGTTGATAGAACTGACGGAAAGCCGATCAGGCGCTGGCTTGACCAGCTGCGCGATTTTGAAATAACAATGAGCAAACTCGAGAAGGAGAACGCGTCCATTCTGCACTTCAGAGTTTCCGAAGACGGCAAACCATTGTCTGATTCGAGGCTGAGCGAAGTACTGAAAGACCTGAAGAAAATTGCCCGCATGGCCTGATCCCCGATCTTTTAGCCACCGGTCAGAGATGTCCTCGGATTGACTCATGCGATAGGCAAGCTGGGTTTGGGGGGGGAGGGGGATGAACCTGTCTGGGGGCAGAATCCACCCATCTTCTCCTGAAGTTCAGGTGCTCTCGGAACTGTGTGCTCCTTTTTGGGGCAAAAGACAGCAGATGGCAGGATTCTTGCTAAACATAAATATCGCACGGAACCATGTGGGGAGAAAAGGGCCTCTTCTGACGCATAATTGTGACTGGCGAGGTCAAAAAAGGACTTGACACGTAAGAATTTAGGGGTATAATCTTGGAAAAACGGAAAGGGACAGGTCTATTCACAACGCGTTTATAAAGAACCTGAGATGGCGTATTGTATTGTTCCGGTCCGCTTCGGGCAAGACCGAGCTTAGGCTCACCCGTGGCCGGATGTTTTTTTATGCGACCTCCTCAGCTATGGGTCTTTTGGCGTGCGCTGCCTCTGTTTGTTTCTTGCCGGTAGGGGAGGGAAAAGGGGTTACATCTGAGTTAAGATCCGAGTTGGCCTTTCTGAACCGCTCACTCGACCTGACCGAACGCAAACTGGCGGACCTTGA from candidate division TA06 bacterium carries:
- a CDS encoding class I SAM-dependent methyltransferase: MRGSIKRFVKLVAETLPISEPIYEFGALQVPGQEGLADLRPLFPDKEYVGSDMREGPGVDVILDLHHIDLPSESVGTALILDTLEHVESPRKAIEEAHRILKSDGIVVISSVMYFPIHDHPYDYWRFTPEAFRSLLKPFASSFVDFGGAACLPHTVVGIGFKGPLPEDVMERFVKRVKQTKPLRRGWKGLASLFLSPILWTIYRKIRGVTPQT
- a CDS encoding DUF4159 domain-containing protein, whose protein sequence is MRCRIFWFAVARFGVACVSVFVVLCSGAIVSPQELQIARLKYSGGGDWYNDPSVIPNLCAEINSRTSMRAQKEQAVVAVSDDELFRYPFIFVTGHGNISFDISEAERLNDYLSSGGFLYADDDYGMDKHFRREIKKVFPDKELVEIPFDHEIFHIFYDFPNGLPKIHKHDGKPPKGYGVFHEGRMVVFYTYETNISDGWADPEVHKDPPEKREAAFQMGINIVMYAVTH
- a CDS encoding T9SS type A sorting domain-containing protein; protein product: MAHGKLLGILLISVAAAVILLVAVSAEGLWTDTHYSDFMEGIYDAEIYVSRRLQQETSPTDSGCIEYHAKFDVNNDGWYDLISSEESGPSVKIWLGSSSGYSPSNYLAYPVTWAGNCDISDLNLDGYPELIHSGYAMGEACIYWGTATGPSPDDTTLLPNDDGEAVYVADLDKDTYLDIAVAGVWDTLYVYWGSPSGYSTSDRFALPTGPKAHNIEASDLDMNGYLDLIVIQYGQPYDVLILYQTGTRSFTPSSLNFSNQSSPHGLSIGDLNDDGYIDIVATSYDETIHSSIYWGSSSGYSDADKLTLYPGHCYGGSGIADFDKDGLLDILYFRSNSQSPIIYYNSGSPPFFSDTDTEEIGIPLKATGGVVADFDYDGHVDVFVNHKGSYSYVFYGPSFTSYTSLPVSNDHHGAFREPRQVPSYYSRVVRPCSLGMDSLISGGEVYWIADTPGGSKIDIFFRAGNPPIPDSSWTDWYQVLTDTNSGSLPDEVYGHKYIQYRADLLWENAAEMPNLERIEVDITCEGEEGVSPLGLKENVLAELDTLEPQSKRVAKGIKKAKKHIEKSLKPKYWLDETHLVCKKGKKVFHEEKKAVKDLKKLCQGEKCKGVTSLFLIYHGAEEALIEAISKKKTCFGPEMVSPEDTFEINAVDEKLGANTEIWVDGSLDEEIHTSCSKPLEEGMVFGDFEVESVDKIGEGEGGFPSELCERLILMLVKADSILARVAIDDAIAAGGKEKEIEKAEKEMGKAEEDKAKGKYHKAINHYKKAWEHACKAMKSHKHSHNQMIWETKTERRNALLQTSPNPFSKSTMISYSVAVTGRVTLKVYDTSGRLVETLVDEYREPGSHGVQWSPETLASGIYFYRLDTQGFVNIKKMILVR
- a CDS encoding glycosyltransferase → MKLSIITPAFNEVENIPDLVEKSAEVISQQEEDWEMIIVDDGSTDGTYEVARSLMPKYPFLKVARNRTNMGKTQAILTGLACSTGRYVAVLDADLQYSPEDIPKLMEKLLEGYDLVTGWKVGKYSKRFVSSIYNWLSRRLFRVPVHDQNSVKVMNREILEELHLRKDWHRYIVALAVDKGYSVTEVKVQLYPREKGSQKYGGKGRVLIGLLDLVAVKFQISLIRKPLLLFGTVGLMSFLAGAIIGIYALYLRFIRGIGFRPLLYLVTLLILAGLSLFTVGFLAETLASLAARMERLEKKLGDRKRQSPE
- a CDS encoding flippase-like domain-containing protein, which codes for MSEMKEKTRSLLYLLIRILASAFLLGLLLWRVDLSNLATLFASVRPLPLVLGFLAWLGVLLLSNERWRRLLSAQGIQVPFFRLLVIYMISFFFNNFLPAALGMDITRAVYVTKERAKGSEVFASVLTERVLGMLGLLIFAFVALMFYMNTPEGRKFILLIVGATVILIAVIGLFLKRGLLPGLRKRIGSIKVFGLGERIKQFYQAMQLYRKRMPVVLWAIALSVLVQGFLVIINYFAGASLGLSIPLFSHLVYVPIISIVAMIPISINGIGVREWGYVFLFGLTGLSSGEALSLSLLFFAIGIAGSLTGGIAFLLKHR